A part of Drosophila bipectinata strain 14024-0381.07 chromosome 3L, DbipHiC1v2, whole genome shotgun sequence genomic DNA contains:
- the LOC108133872 gene encoding uncharacterized protein: MNYCSNNSVVAIVERTQHCLSETFTKYQKKVSNEACKAVRRVICRDPSKAMEVSMTCRKVCRNRNRLRKEEFISVALIIAILLFFLLGLHLVRVYHRTYAYGEGGCLSTGFWFYEECQIVT, from the exons ATGAACTATTGTTCTAATAACTCCGTTGTGGCCATTGTGGAAAGAACGCAGCATTGCCTATCAGAAACCTTTACAAAATATCAGAAAAAAGTGAGCAATGAAGCCTGTAAGGCAGTTCGTCGGGTCATCTGCAGAGATCCTTCCAAAGCCATGGAGGTCTCTATGACCTGCAGGAAAGTATGTAG AAACCGTAATAGACTAAGAAAAGAGGAGTTCATCTCCGTGGCTTTAATAATTGCAatactattatttttcttgCTGGGACTGCACTTGGTTCGTGTCTATCATCGGACCTATGCCTATGGAGAGGGAGGATGTCTATCAACAGGCTTTTGGTTCTACGAAGAGTGCCAGATAGTTACATGA
- the LOC108133912 gene encoding Ig-like and fibronectin type-III domain-containing protein 2 produces the protein MLRLLLLLVITICVLLTNVKSGVPIGTGGPSIILESKDALLTCVVSENSSNNTIIWKKGDEILTAGTVRVTKDHRVRILHDENPKGKNLETGGEVWVLLIKNLKPSDSGAYICELNSDPVLRSIHILTVKELQSSTGGPGNSTDPAAAESSDVFLLPPPLDAQDNRSFWRPSQVPPLVTHDFTECCERANVSAQCMGFCNVHNILDGTTGIDPEACERDFPSIVRCMADGRNHVPCCVEKQIPDLCQDMCRGEYTPFTDKLKTRVSCVQHTLSGLQCILKGVQLIPSTPTLVTIENVSETSVSVGWTAPEKLADRVSGYVVNVTTLHSFDEDELSGEIVHRTAADSAESVRLHNVPANQTQLKLNDLKPLTMYAVIITATNEFGASLPSERLRFFTHTSASAAETQAGSTDKGAMPHLPDVRQCCEDNGMTHRMCLDKMCDPQKTDLATLPDFMVCAPWSNITFTCLANNIDHTPCCRARGIPAACFPLCSGKLMSLDFSLFKCLRFMSEYSSCLFQGYGVLADPPSKLRTVAKTDNFVILDWNKPKRLADTVSTYHVKFRRLGVGDDYLTVEKRQPPLILEGLESDIYYEFYVVSVNAYGKSEPSPRLITRTLAAEPVQVTASRYNMTSCCHASGLLPQCAPLCSYNIRLSDIERLGPACRAQMPILARCAAGGRDHSPCCSRRGVINACMPLCRGVMPLALTTKAATSTAATSASAAAAASTSSSSGTTATSGSSNAASASATSSSSSSSTSNVPDCLSYAGNILQCFEEGTQNIPGPPEDVHATFVNQSSISLTWTQPDVENVNGNSSSSSSNSNMSPGDMITGDELAAGGALDPGKDVAPDTQQQSSVSDATSGTTGMEDIEFIVQYGKVNNMTMYETVAKLENELTTNETSIDLTNLDENALYRITVVTRGKFGTSLPASMLLLNTTNRATEARGEGVAWGAPSPPHSLTVVAHSATWMQLTWQPPEYAHPHERITYRVYHKAMRADQFIKIETKLAWLRMNNLKPSSQHVLYVEAVGERGNSLPSETLVAWTDPALPAFVDPPTVHPADNIPEGGSMTILCLALGNPAPTISLYVGGHLVRQDTSRHMVTVIHNVSADMEHVSCYADNGYGVPMQATRRVNICYPPKIQAAGITVASIGDEIELRCTVDSKPAPKTFFWREKDGRVPVINGGNNFISVKTNESRPSIYTMSLRISKLQANDVGDYFCHAENPFGATTTPVSVRIRNTPALNHNVSACCAEQNVTMGCRSACSYYVDFDAIADRPECIVDFDKLMRCAADGSDHRSCCADEHVPRKCLNWCRGESVRSKEICSLQYARTIVGCFEKNRDRLPGPPENIAVSVLSDSEVKIRWDAPTKNPNAVDGYRIFYHEAAVLPPTSGLSSSSSHDATSSVDQPGMDTLAAMNNATSMGNGNSNNAMAALEIRRIDVKDTTISINGLKKDVLYELVVKAGNSYGASVLTDPIRFTLGEHHVTEATSRYSGFVGTISGIVASILAILLAAAAIVFYRRQRSSHGKSVNGNVAFENPTYTRGLEQVQLPTVTSAITTQNGNQHGMSSSGNSNNNNGNSHGHGRNGIAATMTTSTTTTAPTASAGAAAPTGNRQQQHQQQQQQQQHYQQQKQQQQQQHPLQNHQQHHKSAADAAHHFHNPLSNTQCNEVNPTIYEELKLGQEGAGFKKLVP, from the exons ATGCTCAGGCTTTTGCTGCTCCTTGTGATAACGATATGTGTGCTTTTAACAAATGTTAAGTCTGGTGTGCCAATTG GAACCGGCGGACCATCTATTATCCTTGAAAGCAAGGATGCTCTGCTAACCTGTGTGGTGTCGGAGAACTCCTCGAACAACACAATAATATGGAAGAAGGGTGACGAGATCCTGACCGCAGGAACAGTGCGGGTAACCAAGGATCATCGTGTTCGCATCCTCCACGATGAAA ATCCCAAGGGTAAAAATCTGGAGACGGGTGGCGAAGTATGGGtgcttttgattaaaaatctAAAGCCCAGCGATTCGGGGGCATATATTTGTGAACTTAATTCGGATCCGGTGCTGCGCAGTATACATATACTGACAG TCAAGGAACTGCAATCATCGACCGGTGGCCCAGGAAATTCCACAGATCCAGCTGCCGCCGAGTCGAGTGACGTGTTCCTGCTGCCCCCGCCCCTGGACGCCCAGGATAATCGTAGCTTCTGGCGTCCCAGCCAAGTGCCGCCTCTGGTGACACACGACTTTACGGAATGCTGTGAACGGGCCAATGTCTCCGCCCAGTGCATGGGCTTCTGCAATGTCCACAACATTCTGGACGGCACCACCGGCATCGATCCGGAGGCCTGTGAACGGGACTTTCCCAGCATCGTCCGTTGCATGGCCGACGGGCGGAATCATGTGCCCTGCTGCGTGGAGAAGCAGATTCCGGATTTGTGCCAGGACATGTGTCGCGGCGAGTACACCCCGTTCACGGACAAGCTGAAGACGCGAGTCTCTTGCGTCCAGCACACCCTCAGCGGCCTGCAGTGCATCTTGAAGGGTGTACAGCTGATACCCAGCACCCCCACCCTGGTGACCATCGAGAACGTGAGCGAGACCAGTGTGAGTGTTGGATGGACAGCACCGGAGAAGCTGGCAGATCGGGTATCCGGTTACGTCGTGAACGTTACCACCCTGCACAGCTTCGACGAGGATGAGTTGAGTGGCGAGATTGTCCATCGAACGGCAGCAGACTCTGCGGAGTCGGTGCGCCTTCACAACGTGCCGGCAAATCAAACGCAACTGAAGCTCAATGACTTGAAGCCCCTGACGATGTACGCCGTAATCATTACGGCCACGAATGAGTTTGGTGCGAGTTTGCCCAGCGAACGTCTGAGGTTCTTCACCCACACCAGCGCCTCGGCGGCAGAGACACAGGCGGGATCAACCGACAAAGGGGCGATGCCCCATCTTCCGGATGTGCGACAGTGTTGCGAGGACAACGGGATGACGCACCGCATGTGTCTGGACAAAATGTGCGATCCCCAGAAGACAGATCTGGCCACGCTGCCCGACTTTATGGTGTGCGCCCCCTGGTCGAATATCACGTTCACCTGCCTGGCCAACAATATCGATCATACGCCCTGTTGCCGAGCAAGAGGAATACCGGCTGCCTGCTTTCCCCTCTGCTCTGGCAAGCTAATGTCTTTGGACTTTAGTCTTTTCAA ATGCCTGCGCTTCATGTCCGAGTACAGCAGCTGTCTGTTCCAGGGCTACGGTGTCCTGGCCGATCCGCCGTCGAAGCTACGGACGGTGGCCAAGACGGACAACTTCGTGATTCTGGACTGGAACAAGCCGAAGCGCCTGGCCGACACTGTCAGCACATATCACGTCAAATTCCGACGTCTGGGCGTGGGCGATGACTATTTGACCGTAGAGAAG CGCCAACCACCGCTAATACTCGAGGGCCTCGAATCGGACATCTACTACGAGTTCTACGTGGTATCGGTGAATGCCTATGGAAAGAGTGAGCCCTCTCCTCGCCTGATCACCCGGACACTGGCCGCCGAGCCTGTCCAAGTGACGGCCTCCAGATACAACATGACGAGCTGCTGCCACGCCTCCGGGCTGCTGCCACAGTGCGCTCCCCTCTGCTCCTACAACATCCGCCTCTCGGACATCGAGCGGTTGGGGCCAGCGTGCCGTGCTCAAATGC CCATTCTGGCGAGATGTGCAGCCGGCGGACGTGATCACAGTCCGTGCTGCAGTCGCCGCGGCGTCATTAACGCCTGTATGCCACTCTGCCGCGGCGTCATGCCTCTTGCCCTGACCACCAAAGcggcaacatcaacagcagcgACGTCAGcatcggcagcagcagcagcatcaacatcatcatcctctggaacaacagcaacatcaggcAGCAGCAATGCGGCAAGTGCATCtgcaacatcatcatcatcatcatcatcgacGAGCAATGTGCCCGATTGTTTATCATATGCCGGCAACATTTTGCAGTGTTTCGAGGAAG GCACCCAGAATATCCCGGGCCCGCCCGAAGATGTGCATGCGACATTCGTGAACCAGAGCAGCATTAGTTTGACGTGGACACAGCCCGATGTGGAGAACGTGAATGGCAATAGtagtagcagtagcagcaatagcaacatgTCACCTGGTGACATGATAACCGGCGATGAACTGGCAGCCGGTGGTGCTCTGGATCCTGGAAAGGATGTGGCGCCAGATACCCAGCAGCAGTCGTCCGTCAGCGATGCCACAAGTGGAACAACTGGAATGGAGGATATTGAATTCATCGTACAATATGGCAAAGTCAATAACATGACCATGTACGAGACAGTTGCCAAATTGGAAAAT GAATTGACCACCAATGAGACGAGTATCGATTTGACAAATTTGGATGAGAATGCCTTGTACCGAATTACGGTTGTGACGCGCGGGAAATTTGGCACATCGCTGCCGGCATCGATGCTGTTGCTGAATACCACCAACCGGGCCACTGAAG CTCGGGGTGAGGGCGTTGCCTGGGGTGCCCCCTCGCCGCCACATTCGCTGACGGTTGTGGCGCACAGTGCCACCTGGATGCAGTTGACGTGGCAGCCACCAGAGTACGCCCATCCGCACGAGAGGATTACCTACAG AGTCTATCACAAGGCCATGAGGGCCGACCAATTCATTAAGATTGAAACGAAGCTGGCCTGGCTGAGGATGAACAACTTGAAGCCGAGCTCCCAGCATGTGCTCTACGTGGAGGCTGTGGGTGAGCGGGGCAACTCGTTGCCCTCGGAGACGCTGGTGGCCTGGACGGATCCCGCCCTGCCAGCCTTTGTGGAT CCCCCCACTGTGCATCCGGCGGACAACATTCCGGAGGGCGGTTCCATGACCATTCTGTGTCTGGCCCTGGGCAACCCCGCTCCGACTATTTCGCTCTACGTGGGCGGACACCTGGTGCGTCAGGACACCTCGCGGCACATGGTGACGGTCATCCACAACGTGTCGGCCGACATGGAGCATGTTTCGTGTTATGCGGACAACGGCTACGGAGTGCCCATGCAGGCCACAAGAAGGGTTAACATTTGCT ATCCACCTAAAATCCAGGCAGCCGGCATCACAGTGGCCTCCATCGGAGATGAGATTGAGCTTCGATGCACCGTGGACTCGAAACCAGCTCCCAAAACCTTCTTCTGGCGGGAAAAGGATGGACGGGTGCCGGTCATCAACGGCGGCAATAACTTTATTTCGGTGAAAACGAATGAGTCCCGTCCATCAATCTATACCATGTCGCTGAGGATCAGCAAGCTGCAGGCCAACGATGTTGGTGACTACTTCTGCCATGCGGAGAATCCCTTTGGAGCCACAACGACACCGGTATcggtgcgtatacgtaatacgCCGGCCCTGAACCACAATGTATCCGCTTGCTGTGCGGAACAAAACGTGACAATGGGCTGTCGCAGTGCCTGCAGCTATTATGTGGACTTTGATGCCATTGCCGATCGGCCGGAATGCATCGTAGACTTTGACAAACTGATGCGATGTGCTGCCGATGGATCGGATCATCGTTCCTGCTGTGCCGATGAACATGTCCCACGCAAGTGCCTCAACTGGTGCCGAGGAGAGTCTGTGAGGTCCAAGGAAATCTGCAGTCTGCAATATGCAAGGACCATTGTCGGTTGCTTCGAGAAGAACAGAGATCGTCTGCCAGGTCCACCGGAGAACATTGCTGTGTCAGTGTTGTCTGACAGCGAAGTGAAAATCAG ATGGGATGCGCCGACAAAGAATCCAAATGCCGTTGACGGCTATAGAATATTTTACCACGAGGCCGCCGTACTGCCGCCAACTTCTGGTCTGAGCTCGAGTTCAAGCCACGATGCGACTTCCTCTGTGGATCAGCCTGGCATGGATACCCTGGCAGCTATGAATAATGCAACAAGTATGggcaacggcaacagcaacaatgcGATGGCTGCTCTCGAGATACGACGCATCGACGTAAAGGACACAACAATAAGCATTAATGGCCTCAAGAAGGATGTGCTCTACGAGCTGGTGGTTAAGGCTGGCAATAGCTACG GTGCCAGCGTGCTCACAGATCCGATTAGGTTCACGCTCGGCGAGCATCATGTGACCGAGGCCACCAGCAGGTACTCGGGTTTTGTTGGCACCATCAGCGGTATTGTGGCCAGCATTTTGGCCATTCTGCTAGCGGCAGCGGCCATTGTGTTCTATCGCCGGCAGCGCTCCAGCCACGGCAAATCGGTCAACGGCAATGTGGCCTTTGAGAATCCCACCTACACCAGAGGCCTGGAGCAGGTGCAG CTACCCACTGTCACATCGGCCATCACGACGCAAAATGGCAACCAACATGGGATGAGCAGCAGCggcaatagcaacaacaacaatgggaACAGTCACGGCCATGGCCGTAATGGCATTGCCGCCACAATGACGACATCCACAACGACAACAGCGCCGACAGCCTCTGCAGGTGCCGCCGCTCCGACGGGGAacaggcaacagcaacatcaacagcaacagcagcagcagcaacattaccagcaacagaaacagcagcagcagcagcaacatccaCTTCAGAACCACCAGCAACATCACAAGAGTGCGGCAGATGCGGCGCATCACTTCCATAACCCGCTCAGCAATACACAGTGCAATGAAGTAAATCCCACAATTTATGAAGAGCTCAAACTTGGCCAAGAAGGTGCTGGATTTAAGAAACTTGTGCCATAA